GCTCGATCGCGATCCAGATGGCCGTGGCGCTCGGCTCGACCGTCTACGCCACCGCCGGGACGGCCGACAAGACGTCGTTCTGCGAACAGCTCGGCGCCGCGCGCGGCATCGACTACAAGACCGAGGACTTCGTCGCGGTCGTCGACGAGCTGACCGAGGGCCGCGGCGTCGACGTCGTGCTCGACCTGGTCGGTGGCGACTACATCGCCCGCGACGTCGAGGCCCTCGCCGTGAACGGCCGGGTCATGGTGATCGCCGTGCAGGGCGGCCCGTCGGCCACGATCGACCTGTCGCGCCTGATGGCCAAGCGCGGTCGGGTCTGGGCCACCACGCTGCGCGCCCGCCCCCTCGACGAACGCCGCGCGATCATGGCCGAGGTGCGCGAGCACGTCTGGCCTCTGGTCGAGGCCGGGTCGGTGCGACCGGTGCTCGACAGCGTCTACCCGCTCGAGTTCGTCGCCACGGCCCACAAGCGCATGGAGTCCGGCGGGCACAGCGGCAAGATCCTGCTCGCCGTCCGCTGAGGCTGGGCCTGCCGAGATGTCACGACGTGCCGCTCACCTTCGAAAGTGATCACCGGCCGGAAGGTCGCGACCAACTCGGAGTACCGCGCGACCCTGCGCTACCGCTCCGACGGACGCGCGGTCGTCGCCCTTCCCTTGCGCACCGCCGAGGCTCCGGTGATCTCGACGAGCACGGGCACGGTCTCGCCCAGCACGCGGTCGAGTCCGCGGGCGACGTCGGACGCCGCCGCGACCACGGGAGCCGGGGACGACCCCGCCGTCAGCCGGACGCGCACCTTGAGGGCGGGTCGGCCCGTGACCGTCCACGCCGAGACGCCGACCGAGGCCACGTCGCGTCGGTCGCGAAGTGCGTCGGTGACGGCGGTGTCGGCGAACGAGCTCGACACGGCGATCGAGCCGGTCGGGTCATCGTGGACGACGACGCTGTCGGTGCGACCGTGCCCGTGGGCGAAGATCGCGACGACGAAGACGATCACCAGCAGCAGGCAGAGCAGGGCGAGGGCCAGCGGCAGCCAGCTGCCGCCCGTCCCGCCGGTCGGGTCGATCGGCGTCGTCGCCACCGCGTCGTCGACGGCCGACGACGCGGGCGACAGCAGGTCGCGCAGCGCACCGCCGCCGGGCAGGGCGACGATCACGAGGAACACGCCCACGGCCACGGTGACGAGCCCGACGACGAACAGGAAGAGGCGGTTCGCGAACCGGTTGCTGGAGGTCATGCGCCGAGCCGTCCCTGATCGGTGGTGCGGACCCGGGCCGACAGGGCCGGGCGATAGGCGACGGACTCGAGCTCGGCACGGGCCGCGGAGCCGACCGCGGCGTCGTCGACCGTGAGGCCCGAGGACGGCGTGAGGTCGATCTGCGCCCGGCGTCTCGAGACCCAGGCCGAGACCTGCTGCTCGGACAGGCGACCCGATGTGCGGGCGGTCCGGGCGAGGGACGAGGCGATGACGCGGTCGTCGACCACGACCGCCACGCGGTCGTCGTCGATGGTGTGGCGTCCGCGGCGGCCGGCCGTGACGGCCAGGGCGACGAGGACGAGCCCGACGAGCGCTGCGACGACACCCGCGCCGAGCACGTGTCCCGACGTGCCGCCGCCGTCGACGGACGAGGTCAGCGTCGCGAGGACGTCGACCGGGGAGAAGAGCAGAGCCGGTCGCCCGAGTGCGGCGTAGACGGCCTCGACGCCGACGTACCCGACGACGAGCGTCAGCAGCACGAGCACGACGATGGTGCTGCCCGAACGGGAGGAGTGCAGCTCGCGCCGCAGGACGCGGCGGTACAGGCCGGGGTCGATCTCGCTCACGAGGTGTGCCCCGTCCGCTCGAGGCGGCTGCCGCTGACCGTCACGTCCACGCGGGACACGGTCCGCCCCGCGAGGTCGGAGACCCGGCGGGTCAGGGTGGACTGCAGGTCGCGCACGACGGCGACGACCCCGCCCTCGGGCATCGTCATGGCCTCGGAGAGCATGGGCACGCGCACCGGCGTCGAGACGCGCAGGGCGAGCTGCCCGGCATCGTCCGCCGCCTCGACGCGGACGTCGGCCCGACGGACGCGCAGGGTCTCGGCGACGACGGCCGTGGCCACCTTCTGCAGCACCTTGCCGGGGATGCTGACGTGCCCGGCGACGACGGGACCCGTGCCGCGGACGTCGCCGGAGGCAGCCGGCGTGCGCTCGACGGCGGAGGAGGCGGTGGCGGCGGCGGTCATGACGACGAGCGCCGTCCGCGCAGGGCGTCGAGCAGGCCCTTCACGTCGGTCTCACCCGAGACCACGCGTCCGACGAGCGCCCCGACGGCGATGAAGACCGCGACGAGCACGAGGCCCCAGAAGCCGAAGGCCAGGGCCGAGACGGCGAGCACGGCGCCGACGGCCATGCCCGTGGTGGTGGCGGTCACGAGACGCGGCTCTCGCGCGTGGAGTCGTCGTCGGCGTCGTCACCGGGGATGTGGACGTCGTTGATCGCGACGTTCACCTCGGCGACCTCCATGCCCACGAGCTGCTCGATCGTCCGGGCCACGGCGGCACGCACCTGCTCGGCGACCGTGTGCATGGGGGCCGGGTACTCGACGACGATCGTGACGTCGGCGGCGACCTGGGTCTCGCCCACCTCGACGCGCACGCCCTGACCGAGGTCGGTCGTGCCGATGACGTCGCGCAGGGCGCCGAACGCCCGGGCCGTGCCGCCACCGAGGGCGAAGACGCCGGGCACCTCACGGGCGGCGATGCCCGCGACCTTGGCGACGACGCCGTCGGCGACGACCGTCTTGCCCGGCGTGACGGAGACGCCGACGGGGGACGAGGAGGCGCTGGCCGCCGTGGTCGTGCCCGGCGCCTTGTCGACGCGGCTGGGAGCGGTGCTGCCGGGGACGGTGCTCTTCGGGGTCTTGTCGGTGGGGGCCATCGGTGTCTCCTTCTGCTCGGATGATGCGTGACGGGTCGGCGTCACCCCTCGGTCTTACCCGACGAGCCACCCGACGAGTCCGGGAACGGGCGTCCCGTTCCCGCTGATTCCGGTGTATCCATGGATGGGACGCGTTCCGGGGCCCGAACGTCACGGAACTCGTCGGCACTTTTCCACGGGTCGCGACCCGCGCCTCCTCGTCCTGGGGGCCCGGGCGGACGCAGCAGCAGAGGGGGCGGGCATGTCGGCAGACCTGACCGAGGCTTCCGACGCCGTGCTCGCGTCGCGCGCCGCCGAGGGCGACGAGCGGGCCTTCGAGGTGCTGCTGCGACGCCATCTCGGGCTGATGACGGCATACGCCACCCGGTTGACCGGCTCACGGGCCGACGCGACCGACGCGGTGCAGGAGGCGTCCATCACGATCTGGCGCGAACTGCCCACGCTGCAGACGCCCGCCGCGGCCAAGGGCTGGATGATGCGCATCGTGTCGCGGAAGGCCTTCGACCTGATCCGCTCGCGACGCCTCACCGACGACGTCGACGACCTCGAGCTGGCCTCGGCGACGCCGACGACCGATCCGGAGCGCCTGGCGTCGTCGAACGACGCCATGGAGGCGTTGCGTGCGGCACTGGCTCGACTGCCTGCCTCCCAACGGCAGGTGTGGGCGCTGCGCGAGGTCGGAGGCGAGTCGTACACCGAGATCGCCGAACGGACCGGCACCACCGTGACCGCGGTCCGGGGGCAGCTCGCCCGGGCCCGAGAGACACTGACCCGCGAGATGGAGGCCTGGCGATGAGTGACCGTCCTCACGGCACCGACCATGCCCACGAAGACCCGACCCCGCCCGACGTGCCCGTCGACCTGGGCGAGGCCGTCGAGGGTGCCGACGACGGCGTCTCGCCCGAACGTCTCGTCGACTACCTCGACGCCGGTCGGCAGCCCTACGACCCCGAGATCGAGGAGTCGCCCGAGGCCCGGGCCCAGCTCGCCGCCCTCGAGCGCCTCCGGGCGATGGGCGCCCGGCTGCTCGAGTCCGACGCCGCAGCGACCCCTGCACCCGACCCGAGCTGGATCTCGGGCGTGATGGACCGCGTGCGCCTCGAGTCGCGGGCCGGGCGGCAGATCCCGCTCGCCTCGATCGACGAGCGTTCCACCCTGCACATCACCGAGGGCGCCGTGCGGGCGCTCATCCGCGAGGCCGGCGACGGCGTCGAGGGCGCCATGGTCATCTCGTGCACGATCCACGGCGACGTCAGCGTTCCCGGGGCGTTGGTCCGGGTCGAGGTCGTCGTCAGCGGCCTGTTCGGCGAGCCGCTGCCGGCGCTCGCCGAGGCGGTCCAGGCGGCCGTGTCGTCGAGCCTGTCCCGTCAGACCGAACTGACCCTCGAGAGCGTGGACGTCGTCGTGGACGACGTCCACCTGCAGAGCGAAGGAGGCGCGGCATGAGCGACGAGGACGGCCTGCGGGCCCCCATCAGCCCGGCCGACCTGTCCCTGCTCGCCGCCGAGCTCGGCGAGATCGCCGCGTCGGTCGACGGCGTCGTGCACGTCCGGGCACGGCCCGGCTTCGGGAGCGTCGTGCGGTCGGCCCTGCAGGGGCTGAGCACCGTCGTCGGGGGCGGAGGGGTCGTGGGCTCCACCGTGCAGAGCGACGACTCGGTCGCGGCCGAGGCGGGTGCGTCGGCCGCGTCCGACGTCCCGGATGCCGAGCGTGCCGACCCGGCCTCGGCCGAGGCCGCCGCACCCGGGCGACCCGTGCCGCTCGTCGGCATCGCCGTGGCCGACCTCGAGACCCGCATCACCCTCGACATCGCGGTCGACGAGAGCGGCTCCGGGCCCCTCGTGGCCCGTGCGGTCGCCCAGGCGCTGCTCGACCGGGTGAGCGGGGAGCCCGTTCCGCCGGCCTCGGTCGACCTGCGCATCGTCTCGGTCGCGACCGGGGCCTGAGCGCGCCTCCTGCCGGTGCTGCGTGGAGTCGCACCGCCTGATGGACGTCGCACCGTCGACTTCGGCGGTGCGACGCCCGTTCGGCGGTGCCACACGCTCGGCAGGCCACAGGGAGCACCGGAGGCGCGGGCCGCTATAGTGGTCTGACGCGCCCTCGAGGCGCCGCGCGAGTGTAGTTCAATGGTAGAACTTCAGCTTCCCAAGCTGATAGCGCGGGTTCGATTCCCGTCACTCGCTCTCTTCTCGTCTCACGCGACGGTCGGGCTGACGGCCTGGTCACCGCCGTCAGGTCTCTTCCCGCGTCATCGGGGTACGCGCTCGTGGGGCGTTCGGCCGACGGCGGCCGCGTGCACCGTCCCCGTACGATGGACGTCGCCGCTACCGGGGGGAAGCCATGACCGACGACGACGCCACGACGACCGTCTCGTTGCTGCATCCGATGCTCGACACGCACGGGCCCGGCTGGGTCGAGTCGCGGTCGAGCAAGCCCGTCGTCGGGGTGTCGAGCGGCCTCTCGGCCCTCTTCGTCGACTGTGCCGGGCCGGGCACCCGCGTCGCGCTCGTCACCGCCCCGGAATCACGGCTCACGTACTCGCTGTTCCACCTGCTCGACGTGCTCGGCGGGGTCTGGCTGACCCGCGCCTCCGACGGTTCGTTGCGTCGGGCGATCACGCTCGAGCCGGTGCGCTCGCCGGCGCACGGGCTCGGCGTGACCGAGGACGGCTACCCGCTGCCGCAGGACGAGGCACCGTCGGCGGTCCGGCTCGACGAGGGGCGCACCGTCGACCCCGACGCCGTCCCGTGGACGCAGCTCGCCGTCGTCACCCACCACCGGGCACGGGCCGAGGCCCGACTCGGCGGGACGCTCGAACGACTCGTCGAGGCGCTCGCGCCCGGCACACGAACCCTGTGGGGGACGACCGAACCGGCCACCACGGCCTGGGACCGCGACTTCTTCACGGCCGCCGCGCGCAGCCGCATGCCGTCCGAGACGCGGTTCCACGTGGCCGGCGGCGACGCCTCCGGGCCGAGGTACCGGGGCTGGGTGCGCATCGCGCGCAGCGACGACGGGGTGATCGAGGAGACCCGCATCGTCGTGACCGGTGCCGTCGCGCCGGGCGTCGTCGCGGACGCCCTCGCCGACGTGGCCGGTCGACAGCAGGTCTTCCTGGCCACGGCGTGGTCGATGTCCGGCCGAGCCGACGCGACGGTGTCCGCCCACGACCGGGTGGCACCGCAGCCGCTCGCCGCCGTCATCGGGGCCCGGAGCGTTCGGGGCATGCAGCTGGACGTCGAGGGCCTGGTCCGTCGGGTGGGTGGACGGGTGCTCGGGTCGTCGCGGACGCCGTCGGTGCTCGTGTCGTTCTACGAGGGGCCGGCCGGTGACGCCGAGGTCGGTGCCGGTGCTGGTGCTGGTGCTGTCGACGGTGCCGCCGCCGCAGCCCGCTGGCACCGTTTCGCCGACGCGGTCGAGGTCGTCGGTGCCGACGAGATCCTCGCCGCGATGACCCCGCCGGGGGTGCGCCGTGCCTCGTGAGTACACCGTGGTGACGCCCGAGCCCGTGACCGCCGTCGACGGTGCCCGCGCAGCCGCCGAGATCGACCCGTACCTCGGCCTCGGCAAGCTCTGGAACGGCGGCGGGCTGCAGATCGCGACCGACGACGGGCTCGTGCTGGCCATCGTGCGCAGCACCTACGTCGAGGACCCGGCCGACGCCTCCGTCCTGCTCGGGGTGGACGTCGAGGCGGGCAGCTGGCTGACCGAGGCGTACGCGCCGGGCACCGATCCGGTGTCGGACGCGGTCGTCCAGGCGCTCGTCCGCAACACCGGGGGGCGGGTCGTGGTCGAGGCGGTGCCGGGCGGGCCGAGGCCCGCGACGGCTGCGCCCGCGACGGCTGCGCCCGCGACGGCTGCGCCCGCGACGGCTGCGCCCGCGACGGCCGCGCCCGCGACCACGAACGAAGGGGCACACTCATGAGCTCGTGGTCGATCTCACCCAGCGGTGTGCAGGCGGTCCTGGCCGACGTCCAGGTCTCGGCCGGCGAGCTCGGCACGGCCGCGGGCGGCCTCGCGACCGGTCACGAGGAGCTGAGCGGTGGCGTCGGCGACCTGCTCGTCGGTGTCGCCAACGCGGTGCTGGGGCTGATCGAGTCCGAGGCGACGACCCTCACGTCGGTCGTGAACCGCATCGAGTCGTGCGGCACAGGTGCCGCCGAGGCGACCATCGCCTACGTCGCCGGCGACGAGGAGATGGCGGCGAACGCCCAGTCCGCCGCCGTGACGGCGGCCGCCGAGGCACCCGCGCTGGCGAGCGAGCAGAGCGCCGCCGGCATCCCGCCCGTCTCGACCCCGGGGGTGCCGCGATGAGCCCCTCGCTGATCGTCCCCGGTGCGATCCCCGGCGTCACCATCGACCCGGCGGCGATCTCGACGTCCGCCGCCACCTTCCGCAGCACGGCGACCGCCATCGCCGAGAAGGGTGCGGGCGTCGTCACCTCCTGGTCCGGGCTGTCGGGCGTCTACGCGGCGCCCGAGGCCGAGCAGTTGTTCGTCGCCATGGACCCGGTCGGCACGAGCACGCAGACCCTCGGTGACACGTTCGGCCAGGTCGCGACGTTGCTCGACGACCTCGCCACGGCCGTCGCCGCGCCCGTCGCCCGGCTCAAGGAGCTCGTCACCGAGGCCGAGGCCTTCACCGCCGAGGTGTCCGGCGGCGTCACCTACAGCACCGAGAGCTACAACTCGTACATCTCGAGCGGGCCCGACGAGACCACGGTCGAGTGGTACGACCACATCCCCTCGCGCAACCGCAACGACGAGTTGCTCGGCGAGGTGAACGCCGAGGTCGCCAAGATCGATGCGGCCCGAGCCGAGTGCGAGAACGGCATCAACGCGTTGCGCACCGACCCGATGTGCTTCCCCGAGCAGGTCGGCCTGTCGGCTGAGCAGCTCGACTCGATGAAGGACCTGCCCTACGGCGCCCCGGGCGACCCGCACAAGACCTGTTCCGAGTCGATGGGCACGGGTCTCGGCATGTT
This genomic interval from Frigoribacterium sp. Leaf415 contains the following:
- a CDS encoding NAD(P)H-quinone oxidoreductase, giving the protein MRAITVPVPGGPSALVVSEVAEPVPGPREVVIDVAAAGVNRADVNQREGHYPSPAGAPGWPGLEVSGTVVSIGEHVTAAAVGDYVVALLPGGGYADRVQVDEGLVLPLPRGVDLVEAAGLPEAVATVWSNVFMSAGLKPGETLLVHGGASGVGSIAIQMAVALGSTVYATAGTADKTSFCEQLGAARGIDYKTEDFVAVVDELTEGRGVDVVLDLVGGDYIARDVEALAVNGRVMVIAVQGGPSATIDLSRLMAKRGRVWATTLRARPLDERRAIMAEVREHVWPLVEAGSVRPVLDSVYPLEFVATAHKRMESGGHSGKILLAVR
- a CDS encoding DUF2273 domain-containing protein, with protein sequence MTATTTGMAVGAVLAVSALAFGFWGLVLVAVFIAVGALVGRVVSGETDVKGLLDALRGRRSSS
- a CDS encoding Asp23/Gls24 family envelope stress response protein codes for the protein MAPTDKTPKSTVPGSTAPSRVDKAPGTTTAASASSSPVGVSVTPGKTVVADGVVAKVAGIAAREVPGVFALGGGTARAFGALRDVIGTTDLGQGVRVEVGETQVAADVTIVVEYPAPMHTVAEQVRAAVARTIEQLVGMEVAEVNVAINDVHIPGDDADDDSTRESRVS
- a CDS encoding RNA polymerase sigma factor, translated to MSADLTEASDAVLASRAAEGDERAFEVLLRRHLGLMTAYATRLTGSRADATDAVQEASITIWRELPTLQTPAAAKGWMMRIVSRKAFDLIRSRRLTDDVDDLELASATPTTDPERLASSNDAMEALRAALARLPASQRQVWALREVGGESYTEIAERTGTTVTAVRGQLARARETLTREMEAWR
- a CDS encoding DUF6177 family protein; translation: MTDDDATTTVSLLHPMLDTHGPGWVESRSSKPVVGVSSGLSALFVDCAGPGTRVALVTAPESRLTYSLFHLLDVLGGVWLTRASDGSLRRAITLEPVRSPAHGLGVTEDGYPLPQDEAPSAVRLDEGRTVDPDAVPWTQLAVVTHHRARAEARLGGTLERLVEALAPGTRTLWGTTEPATTAWDRDFFTAAARSRMPSETRFHVAGGDASGPRYRGWVRIARSDDGVIEETRIVVTGAVAPGVVADALADVAGRQQVFLATAWSMSGRADATVSAHDRVAPQPLAAVIGARSVRGMQLDVEGLVRRVGGRVLGSSRTPSVLVSFYEGPAGDAEVGAGAGAGAVDGAAAAARWHRFADAVEVVGADEILAAMTPPGVRRAS
- a CDS encoding DUF6507 family protein translates to MSSWSISPSGVQAVLADVQVSAGELGTAAGGLATGHEELSGGVGDLLVGVANAVLGLIESEATTLTSVVNRIESCGTGAAEATIAYVAGDEEMAANAQSAAVTAAAEAPALASEQSAAGIPPVSTPGVPR